Proteins found in one Gammaproteobacteria bacterium genomic segment:
- the murG gene encoding undecaprenyldiphospho-muramoylpentapeptide beta-N-acetylglucosaminyltransferase, with product MTMQPVMILAGGTGGHVFPALAVANELRDRGVPIIWVGTNKGIESRVVPEAGFSLAIMNVQGLRGKGLLQYIRAPLIIIKALFESLSIILKYKPCALLGMGGFVAGPCALIGVLLRKPLIIHEQNAIVGLTNRLLAPLSRIMFTGFPIQYNKQNLEYCGNPVRSKFMEIANPEQRMVDRSASKRLLIVGGSQGAVSLNKFIPQALEIISSSIRIEVWHQTGANRQEFVLENYQKNNLQARVDEFIDDIDQAYAWADLIVCRSGAITLAEVAAVGLGAVLIPYPYAVDDHQTANAQSYVDAGAAKLISEIEMTAEKLAETLQILLGDSQKLMDMACAAKKLGQSNASKRVADECMSACGCRIVGEQ from the coding sequence ATGACTATGCAGCCTGTCATGATCTTAGCCGGAGGCACTGGAGGGCATGTATTTCCAGCACTCGCGGTGGCTAATGAGTTGAGAGACAGAGGTGTACCTATTATTTGGGTGGGAACAAACAAAGGTATCGAGTCGCGTGTTGTGCCTGAAGCAGGTTTCTCGCTAGCCATAATGAATGTTCAAGGGTTGCGAGGGAAAGGTTTATTGCAATATATACGTGCACCTTTAATTATTATTAAGGCACTGTTTGAGAGTTTATCAATTATTTTGAAGTATAAGCCATGTGCGTTGCTAGGCATGGGCGGATTTGTTGCCGGTCCTTGTGCATTGATCGGTGTATTGCTGCGAAAGCCATTAATCATTCATGAGCAGAATGCGATTGTAGGATTGACCAATAGACTATTAGCGCCGCTAAGCCGAATTATGTTCACTGGGTTTCCAATCCAATATAACAAACAAAATTTAGAATATTGCGGTAATCCAGTGCGCAGTAAATTTATGGAGATCGCAAATCCTGAGCAAAGAATGGTTGATAGAAGCGCAAGCAAACGATTACTGATTGTTGGAGGTAGTCAAGGCGCAGTTTCACTAAATAAATTTATTCCACAAGCATTAGAAATTATTTCATCTTCAATTCGAATTGAGGTATGGCATCAAACAGGTGCAAATAGACAAGAATTTGTGCTTGAGAATTATCAGAAGAATAATTTGCAAGCTAGAGTGGATGAATTTATCGACGATATTGATCAAGCATATGCGTGGGCAGATCTTATTGTATGTCGAAGTGGTGCTATCACTTTAGCTGAGGTTGCAGCAGTTGGTCTCGGTGCTGTGTTAATACCTTACCCATATGCAGTTGACGATCATCAAACAGCGAACGCACAAAGTTATGTTGATGCGGGAGCCGCAAAACTTATTTCTGAAATAGAAATGACGGCAGAAAAATTAGCAGAAACTTTACAGATATTGTTGGGCGATTCGCAGAAGCTGATGGATATGGCTTGTGCAGCAAAAAAACTTGGTCAATCAAATGCAAGCAAGAGAGTGGCTGATGAATGTATGAGTGCTTGTGGTTGCCGAATAGTAGGTGAGCAATAA
- the murC gene encoding UDP-N-acetylmuramate--L-alanine ligase codes for MNYVTPTLPMRKIQNVFFVGIGGVGMSGIAEVMLNMEFKVFGSDNHPNAASARLKKLGATIYASHQPQNILDMDVVVVSSAIDPENVEIVSAQDHRIPIIQRAEMLAELMRFRQGIAIAGTHGKTTTTSLVATVMAEAGLDPTFIVGGRVNSVGTNSQLGGSEYLVAEADESDASFLHLQPVVSVVTNIDADHLSSYENDFEKLRNAFVEFLHNIPFYGLAVLCIDDEVVRGLIPEVARPYITYGFSEDADIVASDLIYNGEMTTFKVNAKNISKQMTFTLNLPGKHNVLNALASIAVGLEFEVSAENIAEALKNFAGIGRRMQHVGTVSLKGGNAEFIDDYAHHPKEIAATVDGVRNGWSKRRIVAVFQPHRYTRTRDLFDEFVAVLNEVDVLLLLNVYPAGEKLINNADSRALAHALRLRGKLDAVLLEDDRDLGATLAKIVVPNDIVITLGAGSIGKIASSLYEQVQAEVQVA; via the coding sequence ATGAATTATGTAACGCCGACTCTTCCTATGAGAAAAATACAAAATGTATTTTTTGTTGGTATTGGCGGCGTTGGTATGAGTGGAATTGCTGAAGTTATGCTTAATATGGAATTTAAGGTTTTTGGTTCAGATAATCATCCTAATGCAGCTAGTGCGAGACTTAAGAAGTTAGGTGCAACAATCTATGCGAGTCACCAGCCACAAAATATTCTTGATATGGATGTAGTAGTGGTTTCATCAGCTATTGATCCTGAAAATGTAGAAATTGTATCTGCTCAAGATCATCGTATACCAATCATTCAACGTGCCGAGATGTTGGCAGAGTTAATGAGATTTCGCCAGGGCATTGCTATTGCTGGCACTCATGGGAAAACGACTACTACTAGTTTGGTAGCGACGGTGATGGCGGAAGCAGGATTAGATCCTACTTTTATTGTCGGTGGGCGAGTGAATAGTGTGGGGACTAATTCTCAATTAGGTGGAAGCGAATATTTAGTTGCGGAAGCAGATGAAAGCGATGCGTCTTTCTTACATTTGCAACCAGTAGTCTCAGTAGTGACTAATATTGATGCAGATCATTTGTCTAGTTATGAAAATGATTTTGAAAAGTTGCGTAATGCGTTTGTAGAATTTCTACATAATATTCCATTTTATGGTTTGGCAGTGTTATGCATTGACGACGAAGTAGTACGTGGATTAATTCCTGAGGTCGCACGTCCGTACATCACTTACGGTTTTAGTGAAGATGCTGATATTGTTGCTAGTGATCTTATTTACAATGGTGAAATGACAACCTTTAAAGTGAACGCTAAAAATATTTCTAAGCAGATGACGTTCACATTGAATCTGCCGGGCAAACATAATGTATTAAATGCATTGGCAAGTATTGCAGTCGGGCTTGAGTTTGAGGTATCCGCAGAAAATATTGCTGAAGCATTGAAAAACTTTGCAGGTATTGGAAGAAGGATGCAGCATGTAGGTACTGTTTCCCTAAAGGGAGGCAATGCTGAGTTTATTGATGATTATGCACATCATCCAAAAGAGATTGCAGCGACTGTAGATGGCGTGAGAAATGGTTGGTCAAAGAGACGCATAGTCGCGGTGTTTCAACCTCACCGCTATACGCGTACGAGAGATTTATTTGATGAGTTTGTAGCAGTGCTTAATGAAGTTGATGTATTGCTGCTACTAAATGTTTATCCAGCAGGAGAAAAATTAATAAATAATGCGGACAGTCGCGCACTAGCACATGCATTACGTTTGCGAGGGAAGTTAGATGCAGTATTACTAGAAGATGATCGCGATTTAGGCGCTACTTTGGCAAAGATTGTTGTGCCAAATGACATTGTGATTACTTTGGGCGCAGGCAGTATCGGTAAAATAGCATCGTCTTTGTATGAGCAAGTACAAGCCGAGGTGCAAGTAGCGTGA
- the murB gene encoding UDP-N-acetylmuramate dehydrogenase, which translates to MAKISTPETRGKLLFDVSLSRYNTWGVGGNAQCVFHPADIEDLSDFLANTSDDVPITWLGLGSNVLIRDGGIKGVVIVTQTGLKQIRFDLNSVYAEAGVACAKLARATVAKNLIGVEFMAGIPGTVGGALAMNAGAFGGQTWPQVKYVDVINRAGKIINRSCDEYEYGYRFVKNFVGEWFVGASFDLELDQQGTKVVSIKELLAHRADTQPIGKKNCGSVFKNPKQGFAASLIEQSGLKGFAIGGACVSKKHANFIINEGKATAEDIEQLMQHVQLTVKQKSNVELEPEVKFLGDEEIK; encoded by the coding sequence ATGGCTAAAATAAGCACACCAGAAACACGCGGTAAATTGTTATTTGATGTGTCGTTATCTCGCTACAATACCTGGGGTGTTGGTGGAAATGCACAGTGTGTATTTCACCCTGCAGATATTGAAGACTTAAGTGATTTCCTAGCTAATACTTCTGATGATGTGCCAATAACTTGGTTAGGTCTTGGTTCAAACGTGCTGATTCGAGATGGTGGTATCAAAGGAGTTGTTATTGTCACTCAAACAGGGCTTAAACAAATCCGCTTTGACTTAAATAGTGTTTATGCTGAAGCAGGTGTAGCTTGCGCCAAGTTGGCAAGAGCGACCGTAGCAAAGAATCTTATTGGTGTGGAATTTATGGCTGGCATTCCGGGGACTGTAGGTGGTGCATTAGCTATGAATGCAGGTGCATTTGGTGGGCAGACATGGCCGCAAGTAAAATATGTTGATGTGATTAACAGAGCTGGCAAAATTATTAATAGGTCATGTGATGAATATGAATACGGTTATCGTTTTGTAAAAAATTTTGTTGGAGAGTGGTTTGTTGGTGCAAGTTTTGATCTTGAATTAGATCAACAAGGTACTAAAGTAGTTTCGATAAAAGAGTTGTTAGCGCATCGTGCAGATACCCAGCCAATAGGTAAAAAGAATTGTGGATCAGTGTTTAAAAATCCTAAACAAGGTTTTGCAGCTAGTCTAATAGAGCAAAGTGGTTTGAAAGGGTTTGCTATCGGTGGAGCATGTGTGTCAAAAAAACATGCTAATTTTATTATCAATGAAGGAAAAGCGACTGCAGAAGATATAGAGCAATTAATGCAGCATGTGCAATTAACCGTCAAGCAGAAAAGTAATGTTGAGTTAGAGCCTGAGGTGAAATTTCTCGGAGATGAGGAAATTAAATGA
- a CDS encoding D-alanine--D-alanine ligase yields the protein MTAVNLKKYGKVAVLMGGSSGEREISLKSGTAVLKALLSKGIDAHGIDVDKNIFSVLREDKFDRVFIALHGCGGEDGAMQGGLEMLELPYTGSGVMASSICMNKLMTKKLWETADVQSPKFMQIDEAIDYQQIVSLLSIPFVIKPSLEGSSLGIHKISSEEEFLLAKKDAYKYQGALMAEQWIDGEEYTVAVLNGVALPVIKLETPHEFYDYDAKYQASDTQYILPCGLPEIEENVLKSEALNAFNATSATGWGRVDVMLDKNKERWFLEVNTVPGMTDHSLVPMAAASVGINFEQLVLNILDTTFQQSDN from the coding sequence ATGACTGCGGTTAATCTAAAAAAATATGGAAAAGTCGCGGTGTTAATGGGGGGAAGCTCGGGTGAGAGAGAAATCTCATTGAAGAGTGGGACGGCTGTATTAAAAGCATTATTGAGCAAAGGCATTGATGCGCATGGCATTGATGTGGATAAAAATATTTTTAGCGTGCTACGAGAGGATAAATTTGACCGTGTTTTTATTGCTCTGCATGGATGCGGTGGCGAAGATGGAGCGATGCAAGGCGGTTTAGAAATGCTTGAGCTGCCATATACCGGTAGTGGTGTAATGGCTTCTAGTATTTGTATGAATAAGCTTATGACAAAGAAGTTGTGGGAGACGGCAGATGTGCAGTCTCCAAAATTCATGCAGATTGATGAAGCCATTGATTATCAGCAAATTGTTTCCTTGTTGAGTATCCCATTTGTAATTAAGCCATCTTTGGAAGGATCTAGTCTGGGCATACATAAAATCAGCAGTGAGGAAGAGTTTTTATTGGCTAAAAAGGATGCCTATAAATATCAAGGTGCACTGATGGCAGAACAATGGATTGATGGTGAGGAATATACGGTTGCAGTGCTGAATGGTGTTGCACTGCCGGTGATTAAGTTAGAAACACCGCATGAGTTTTATGACTATGACGCTAAATATCAAGCTAGTGATACGCAATACATTCTTCCATGCGGTCTTCCTGAAATAGAAGAGAATGTGCTTAAGTCTGAAGCCTTGAATGCGTTTAATGCGACTTCAGCAACTGGTTGGGGTCGAGTAGATGTGATGCTTGATAAAAATAAAGAACGATGGTTCCTTGAAGTAAATACCGTGCCTGGAATGACAGATCATAGTC